In Triticum aestivum cultivar Chinese Spring chromosome 5B, IWGSC CS RefSeq v2.1, whole genome shotgun sequence, the following proteins share a genomic window:
- the LOC123112530 gene encoding probable glucan endo-1,3-beta-glucosidase A6: protein MVASMAASPLRPLLLLLLAALACHAADASWSGSPFRHGHGRGRGLGVNYGRVADDIPAPRRSVQLLRAAGAGSVKIYDANPAVLRALAGTGMAVSIMVPNQIIPDLAASYAAADRWVAANLLPYLPRTRVKYLLVGNEVLSDGSIAASTWTRIVPAMENLHRSLRARRVSRVKLGTTLAMDALVTGAFPRPPSAAAFRPDIAEQVMRPLLRFLEGTNSYYFVDAYTYFVWAGSNGTVPLDYALLQPATRARYVDPGTGLTYTNLLDEMLDAVGAAMSKLGHGGVRIAIAETGWPNGGDYDQIGANVRNAALYNRNLAARMARNPGTPARPGARMPVFVFSLYNENLKPGPGTERHWGLYYANGTAVYPVDLTGRRPLWAYPPLPAPENDTPYKGPIWCVLAAHASRKLNETAVGDALTYACGQGNGTCDAIQPGGECFQPNTGAAHASYAFNSYWQQFRKTGATCYFNNLAEQTIKDPSHGSCKFSSSLG from the exons ATGGTGGCATCCATGGCGGCCTCCCCCCTCCGGccgctcctccttctcctcctcgccgccctcgccTGCCACG CGGCGGACGCGAGCTGGAGCGGGAGCCCCTTCCGCCACGGCCACGGGCGGGGCCGCGGCCTCGGCGTCAACTACGGCAGGGTGGCCGACGACATCCCGGCGCCGCGGCGGTCCGTGCAGCTACTGCGCGCGGCGGGGGCGGGCTCCGTCAAGATCTACGACGCCAACCCAGCGGTGCTCCGCGCGCTGGCCGGCACGGGCATGGCGGTCTCCATCATGGTGCCCAACCAGATCATCCCGGACCTGGCCGCCTCCTACGCTGCCGCCGACCGCTGGGTCGCCGCCAACCTGCTCCCCTACCTCCCGCGGACGCGGGTCAAGTACCTGCTCGTCGGCAACGAGGTGCTCTCCGACGGCTCCATCGCGGCCTCCACCTGGACCCGCATCGTGCCGGCCATGGAGAACCTCCACCGCAGCCTCCGCGCGCGCCGCGTCAGCCGCGTCAAGCTCGGCACCACGCTCGCCATGGACGCGCTCGTCACGGGCGCCTTCCCGCGCCCGCCCTCCGCCGCGGCCTTCCGCCCTGACATCGCCGAGCAGGTCATGCGCCCGCTGCTCCGCTTCCTCGAGGGCACCAACTCCTACTACTTCGTCGACGCCTACACCTACTTCGTCTGGGCCGGCAGCAACGGCACCGTCCCGCTCGACTACGCGCTCCTCCAGCCCGCCACGCGCGCCCGCTACGTCGACCCCGGCACGGGGCTCACCTACAccaacctgctcgacgaaatgctcgACGCCGTGGGCGCCGCCATGTCCAAGCTCGGCCACGGGGGCGTCAGGATCGCCATCGCGGAGACCGGCTGGCCCAACGGCGGCGACTACGACCAGATCGGCGCCAACGTCCGCAACGCCGCCCTCTACAACAGGAACCTCGCGGCGCGGATGGCCAGGAACCCCGGCACGCCGGCGCGGCCGGGCGCCAGGATGCCGGTGTTCGTCTTCTCCCTCTACAACGAGAACCTCAAGCCCGGCCCGGGCACCGAACGCCACTGGGGCCTCTACTACGCCAACGGCACGGCCGTGTACCCGGTCGACCTCACCGGGCGGCGGCCGCTGTGGGCGTACCCGCCGCTGCCGGCGCCGGAGAACGACACGCCGTACAAGGGCCCGATATGGTGCGTGCTGGCCGCCCACGCCAGCAGGAAGCTGAACGAAACGGCGGTGGGGGACGCGCTGACGTACGCGTGCGGGCAGGGGAACGGGACGTGCGACGCCATCCAGCCCGGCGGCGAGTGCTTCCAGCCCAACACGGGGGCGGCGCACGCCAGCTACGCCTTCAACTCCTACTGGCAGCAGTTCAGGAAGACCGGAGCTACGTGCTACTTCAACAACCTCGCAGAGCAGACCATCAAGGACCCAA
- the LOC123114883 gene encoding uncharacterized protein, protein MHDEMGRELLLCVNDANVALSHPPGGALSERTLRSTMEKFKKRFHKMAAMLSCHGAQSSDVYAPGSRAATANRRRYLQNDEDMEEEFHEEEPSHQEEPTHHEEHEYDATHEEDHEYDVDAPQPSQVTQPTQGNAPTI, encoded by the exons ATGCATGATGAAATG GGCAGAGAGTTGCTTCTGTGCGTCAACGATGCCAATGTTGCACTGAGTCATCCACCTGGTGGTGCATTATCTGAGAGGACTCTTAGGAGCACGATGGAG AAGTTCAAGAAGCGGTTTCATAAGATGGCAGCAATGCTTTCTTGCCATGGTGCTCAGTCCAGTGACGTGTATGCACCTGGTAGCCGCGCCGCCACAGCTAATAGACGGCGTTATCTACAGAACGATGAGGACATGGAGGAGGAGTTCCATGAAGAGGAGCCATCACATCAAGAGGAGCCAACACATCATGAGGAGCATGAGTATGATGCAACACATGAAGAGGATCATGAGTAtgatgttgatgctccacaaccatcACAGGTTACACAACCAACACAAGGCAATGCTCCAACCATCTAG